The Brassica oleracea var. oleracea cultivar TO1000 chromosome C6, BOL, whole genome shotgun sequence genome includes a region encoding these proteins:
- the LOC106299902 gene encoding transcription initiation factor TFIID subunit 15, with product MSGYSTKGAAPTNGSVYVSNLPLGTDENMLAEYFGTIGLLKRDKRTGTPKVWLYRDKETDEPKGDATVTYEDPHAALAAVEWFNNKDFHGSVIGVFMAESKNKGGEDYPSESLGFDGGAASKEIDGGAGRGRGQGDSSAKPWQQDGDWMCPNTSCTNVNFAFRGVCNRCGTARPAGASGGGMGGGGRGRGRGGGADAGPPGKGASTGLFGPNDWSCPMCGNVNWAKRLKCNVCNTNKPGQNEGGVRGGRGGGYKELDEQELEETKRRRREAEEDDGEMYDEFGNLKKKYRVKTNQADTRPAVAAGRAGWQVEELGVDRDGRERSRDRQRDRGDKHIDHHYAKDRRRSRSRERERGGKERDYDYDHDRNRDRDRDYSRGSRCRN from the exons ATGTCTGGATATTCAACGAAAGGAGCTGCTCCTACGAATGGATCAGTCTACGTTTCGAATCTTCCACTAGGAACCGATGAGAACATGTTGGCTGAGTATTTTGGAACCATTGGGTTACTAAAG AGGGACAAACGAACTGGTACTCCCAAGGTGTGGCTGTACCGAGACAAAGAGACTGATGAGCCGAAAGGAGATGCTACTGTTACCTATGAGGACCCGCACGCTGCTTTGGCTGCTGTTGAGTGGTTCAATAACAAAGATTTCCATGGAAGCGTTATTGGAGTTTTTATGGCGGAGTCGAAGAACAAAGGTGGAGAAGATTATCCGAGTGAGTCTCTTGGATTCGATGGAGGTGCTGCTAGTAAGGAAATAGATGGAGGTGCTGGAAGGGGGAGAGGTCAAGGGGATTCTTCCGCCAAGCCGTGGCAGCAAGACGGTGACTGGATGTGCCCAAATACCAG TTGTACAAATGTGAATTTTGCGTTCCGTGGGGTTTGTAACCGCTGTGGAACTGCTAGACCGGCTGGTGCATCTGGTGGGGGCATGGGTGGTGGGGGCCGTGGAAGGGGTCGAGGTGGAGGTGCTGATGCTGGGCCACCGGGGAAGGGTGCTTCTACCGGTCTTTTTGGCCCAAATGATTGGTCTTGTCCAAT GTGCGGGAATGTCAACTGGGCTAAGCGTTTAAAATGTAATGTCTGCAACACCAATAAACCTGGTCAGAATGAAGGTGGTGTGAG GGGAGGTCGTGGTGGCGGCTACAAGGAATTGGATGAACAAGAATTAGAGGAAACTAAGAGACGTAGGCGTGAGGCTGAAGAA GATGATGGTGAAATGTATGATGAGTTTGGCAATCTAAAGAAGAAGTACCGTGTTAAAACAAACCAGGCTGACACCAGGCCTGCTGTTGCTGCTGGTCGTGCTGGGTGGCAAGTCGAGGAATTAG GTGTTGATAGAGATGGAAGAGAGAGAAGCAGAGACAGGCAAAGAGACCGTGGAGATAAGCATATAGATCATCACTATGCTAAGGATAGACGGAGAAGCAGAAGTCGAGAGAGGGAAAGAGGAGGCAAGGAACGTGACTATGACTATGACCATGATCGGAACAGAGACCGAGACAGAGACTACAGTCGCGGAAGCAGGTGCCGTAATTGA
- the LOC106299901 gene encoding sugar transport protein 9, with product MAGGAFVSEGSGGGSYEGGVTGFVIMTCIVAAMGGLLFGYDLGISGGVTSMEEFLSKFFPEVDRQMHNARRETAYCKFDNQLLQLFTSSLYLAALVSSFAASAVTRKYGRKISMFVGGVAFLIGSLFNAFATNVAMLIIGRLLLGVGVGFANQSTPVYLSEMAPAKIRGALNIGFQMAITIGILIANLINYGTSQMARNGWRVSLGLAAVPAVVMVIGSFVLPDTPNSMLERGKYEQAREMLQKIRGADNVDEEFQDLCDACESAKKVEHPWKNIFQEAKYRPALVFCSMIPFFQQFTGINVIMFYAPVLFKTLGFADDASLISAVITGVVNVVSTLVSIYAVDRYGRRLLFLEGGIQMIICQIIVGSLIGAKFGTTGSGTLTPATADWVLAFICIYVAGFAWSWGPLGWLVPSEICPLEVRPAGQAINVSVNMFFTFLIGQFFLTMLCHMKFGLFYFFGGMVLIMTIFIYFLFPETKGVPIEEMGRVWKAHPFWKRYVPDDAVIGGSGETYVKEV from the exons ATGGCTGGAGGAGCATTTGTATCAGAGGGTAGTGGAGGAGGAAGCTATGAAGGTGGGGTAACCGGTTTTGTCATCATGACATGTATTGTGGCCGCCATGGGAGGTCTCCTCTTCGGTTACGACCTTGGAATCTCAG GAGGAGTAACATCAATGGAGGAGTTTCTAAGCAAGTTTTTCCCGGAGGTTGATAGGCAAATGCACAATGCTAGACGCGAGACTGCTTACTGCAAATTCGACAACCAGTTACTCCAGTTGTTCACTTCCTCACTCTACCTCGCGGCTCTCGTCTCTTCCTTTGCAGCTTCAGCTGTCACAAGGAAGTACGGACGCAAAATCTCCATGTTTGTTGGAGGTGTTGCTTTCCTCATTGGTTCTCTGTTCAACGCATTTGCAACAAACGTTGCAATGCTCATCATCGGTAGATTGTTGCTTGGAGTTGGTGTTGGGTTCGCCAATCAG TCTACACCGGTTTACCTCTCGGAGATGGCTCCTGCTAAGATCAGAGGAGCGCTAAACATAGGATTTCAAATGGCGATTACTATTGGAATCTTGATAGCAAACCTAATCAACTACGGAACATCTCAAATGGCTAGGAACGGATGGAGAGTGTCATTAGGTCTAGCTGCTGTTCCAGCAGTTGTAATGGTTATTGGATCTTTTGTCTTGCCAGACACGCCAAACTCAATGCTCGAGAGAGGCAAGTACGAACAAGCGAGAGAGATGTTGCAGAAGATTCGTGGAGCTGATAACGTAGACGAGGAGTTTCAAGATCTTTGTGATGCTTGTGAGTCTGCTAAAAAAGTGGAGCATCCGTGGAAGAACATCTTCCAAGAAGCTAAATACAGACCAGCACTTGTGTTCTGTTCTATGATTCCTTTCTTCCAGCAGTTCACTGGTATCAATGTGATCATGTTCTACGCTCCTGTTCTGTTCAAAACTCTAGGTTTCGCAGATGATGCCTCGCTCATCTCCGCGGTTATTACCGGTGTGGTCAATGTTGTTTCCACCCTTGTCTCCATCTATGCGGTTGACAGGTATGGAAGAAGGCTCCTCTTCCTTGAAGGTGGCATTCAAATGATCATTTGCCAG ATCATTGTCGGTAGCTTGATCGGTGCGAAGTTTGGAACCACAGGATCAGGGACCTTGACACCTGCAACTGCAGATTGGGTACTAGCTTTCATATGCATATATGTTGCAGGGTTTGCATGGTCATGGGGTCCATTGGGATGGTTAGTACCAAGTGAGATCTGTCCATTGGAAGTAAGACCAGCAGGACAAGCCATCAATGTTTCTGTCAACATGTTCTTCACTTTCCTCATTGGACAGTTCTTCCTGACGATGCTTTGCCACATGAAGTTTGGTCTCTTCTACTTCTTTGGAGGAATGGTTCTGATCATGACCATCTTTATCTACTTCTTGTTTCCGGAGACAAAGGGGGTTCCTATTGAAGAGATGGGAAGGGTGTGGAAGGCGCATCCGTTCTGGAAACGTTACGTACCAGATGATGCTGTTATTGGAGGAAGTGGAGAGACCTATGTCAAGGAGGTTTAA
- the LOC106298282 gene encoding thioredoxin X, chloroplastic: MDCIVSSSTVLIRPHLTPIRSASSVSAKPLSSAQVASFAANRHTLSFKSDYKRIRAFSTSASTIRCGGIKEIGESEFTSTVLESDRPVLVNFVATWCGPCKLVYPATEALSQEYGDRLTIVKIDHDANPNLIAEYKVYGLPHFILFKDGKEVAGSRREGAITKAKLKEYIDGLLTSISVA; encoded by the exons ATGGATTGTATTGTCTCCAGCTCGACGGTTCTTATCCGACCACATCTCACTCCAATTCGTTCAGCTTCCTCCGTATCCGCCAAACCTCTGAGCTCAGCACAGGTCGCATCATTCGCTGCTAACCGCCACACACTCTCGTTCAAGTCCGATTACAAAAGAATCAGAGCATTCTCCACTAGCGCGTCTACGATAAGATGCGGCGGAATCAAGGAGATAGGGGAGAGTGAGTTTACCAGCACGGTTCTTGAATCGGACCGGCCGGTTCTGGTTAATTTCGTCGCCACGTGGTGCGGTCCCTGCAAGTTGGTCTATCCAGCCACGGAAGCTTTATCTCAG GAGTATGGTGACAGGTTGACGATTGTGAAGATTGATCACGACGCGAATCCTAATTTGATAGCAGAGTACAAGGTTTATGGTTTACCGCATTTTATACTCTTTAAGGACGGTAAGGAAGTTGCAGGTAGCAGAAGGGAAGGTGCGATTACTAAAGCTAAGCTTAAGGAGTACATTGATGGTCTCTTGACCTCTATATCCGTTGCTTAA
- the LOC106296751 gene encoding LOW QUALITY PROTEIN: E3 ubiquitin-protein ligase RING1-like (The sequence of the model RefSeq protein was modified relative to this genomic sequence to represent the inferred CDS: inserted 2 bases in 1 codon): MSSAGNSTESSVATAETDKMFFCHQCNQTITVTISSTADPFCPLCNLGFLEEYTDPIPNLIFPISDPPPSSRLPFIPVMDFTNLDHDPDAFDPVSFIHSHLQQLQSSGINVQMLFENHHHHHGDYFFGRGLEDLIQQLGEDDPNRYGPPPASKSAVDALPTVKLTEELLLSNMNQCAVCMDEFEDGVGVKEMPCRHVYHHDCLLPWLRLHNTCPVCRHELPTDDVDYENRRRGGGQXRVEGERRFSVSFPWSFGRQDAGSDSGSGSDMDTRQDELD, translated from the exons ATGTCATCCGCCGGAAACTCAACTGAATCCTCCGTCGCCACGGCGGAGACGGACAAGATGTTCTTCTGCCACCAATGCAACCAAACAATCACAGTCACAATCTCCTCCACCGCGGATCCTTTCTGCCCCCTCTGCAACCTAGGCTTCCTCGAAGAATACACAGATCCAATCCCCAATCTCATCTTCCCGATCTCAGATCCTCCACCCTCGTCACGCCTCCCCTTCATCCCAGTCATGGACTTCACGAATCTCGATCACGACCCCGACGCGTTCGATCCCGTGAGCTTCATCCACAGTCACCTCCAGCAGCTCCAATCAAGCGGCATCAACGTTCAAATGCTCTTCGAGAATCACCACCACCACCACGGGGATTACTTCTTTGGCCGTGGTCTCGAGGATCTGATCCAGCAGCTAGGGGAAGACGATCCGAACCGTTACGGACCCCCTCCGGCTTCGAAATCCGCCGTCGATGCGTTGCCTACTGTTAAATTGACGGAGGAGTTATTGTTGTCGAATATGAATCAGTGTGCGGTGTGTATGGATGAGTTTGAGGATGGGGTCGGTGTTAAGGAGATGCCGTGTAGACACGTGTACCATCACGATTGTTTGCTTCCGTGGCTGCGGCTGCATAACACGTGTCCTGTTTGTAGGCATGAGTTGCCTACGGACGATGTTGATTATGAGAATAGGAGGCGTGGAGGAGGTCA ACGAGTGGAGGGTGAGAGGAGGTTTAGTGTATCGTTTCCGTGGTCGTTTGGAAGACAGGATGCGGGTTCGGATTCTGGGAGTGGGTCTGATATGGATACTAGGCAAGACGAATTGGATTGA